One genomic segment of Primulina tabacum isolate GXHZ01 chromosome 9, ASM2559414v2, whole genome shotgun sequence includes these proteins:
- the LOC142556172 gene encoding protein MICRORCHIDIA 6-like has product MSSTGVNLSILHGVGEVDQKTVKLEQNLVKISLQSQENSRLGALNAEHGGSHISNKGQSSIDDSTLCSTSSITPAPISRQFWNAGNYDETHNSKSTKPTCGAGTGYLRIHPKFLHSNATSHKWVFGAIAELVDNAVDEVHNGATFVVIDKTSNPRDGTPALLIQDNGGGMGPETMRRCISFGFSDKNSKTTIGQYGNGFKTSSMRLGADVVVFSRCKYRNSTQSVGLLSYTFLMHTRHDRIVVPMVDYQFDTQKGTWNSLHNEQHHENNLSILLQWSPFSTEAELLKQCEVVGLHGTRIIIYNLWNDDQGKIELNFESDPEDICISVKETNAKMHYRMTLSEHHLANRLRCSLRAYLSILYLRIPQNFFILLRGRVVIYHSIANDLKFPEFILYKPQNVEGQVVTTVGFLKETPNVNIHGFNVYHKNRLILPFWHVVSYSCSRGRGVVGVLEANFIEPTHNKQEFERTPVFQKLETRLKDMTQEYWDHHCGLIGYQPKKQLRPEIARFSSDSTQGRGTYEPILLGKDSLVAAGAKLSVAAGHEVNASLNRMAPNRGLALKRKENDHMVESEREKKMAVRGPRTASAVHGQGVQYYVAPTNILEPQEAVSAIQENQKLHAQCEEYKKTEDELNFKVTRLSAEIQEAKREYARLLLESKFLDRVKRENSLRT; this is encoded by the exons ATGAGCTCTACCGGTGTCAATTTAAGTATCCTCCATGGTGTTGGAGAGGTAGATCAGAAAACTGTTAAGTTGGAGCAAAATTTGGTTAAAATATCTTTGCAGTCACAAGAGAATAGCAGGTTGGGTGCTTTAAATGCTGAACATGGTGGCTCACATATCTCGAATAAAGGGCAGTCTTCAATTGACGATTCAACGCTTTGCTCCACATCATCAATAACTCCAGCACCCATTAGTAGGCAGTTTTGGAATGCTGGAAACTATGACGAGACACATAATTCCAAGTCCACCAAGCCCACCTGTGGAG CTGGAACAGGTTATCTTCGTATTCACCCCAAGTTTCTTCACTCAAATGCCACTTCACATAAATGGGTGTTTGGTG CTATAGCAGAACTGGTCGATAATGCTGTGGATGAG GTACACAATGGGGCCACCTTTGTCGTAATAGATAAAACCTCAAACCCAAGGGATGGGACACCAGCCTTACTCATTCAAG ACAATGGTGGTGGAATGGGCCCAGAAACAATGCGCCGATGCATTAGTTTCGGCTTTTCAGATAAGAACTCAAAAACCACTATTGGACAGT ATGGAAATGGGTTTAAGACCAGTTCAATGAGACTTGGTGCTGATGTTGTTGTCTTCAGTCGCTGCAAGTACAG GAATTCGACACAAAGTGTTGGTCTTCTATCATATACATTTTTAATGCACACACGGCATGACAGAATAGTGGTTCCCATG GTTGATTATCAGTTTGACACCCAAAAAGGCACGTGGAATTCATTACACAACGAACAacatcatgagaataatctTTCCATTTTGTTGCAGTGGTCTCCATTTTCCACGGAAGCTGAACTTCTGAAGCAA TGTGAGGTTGTTGGTCTTCATGGCACCAGGATAATAATCTACAATCTATGGAATGACGATCAAGGAAAAATTGAGCTCAATTTTGAGTCTGATCCAGAG GACATTTGCATATCTGTGAAGGAAACCAACGCAAAAATGCATTATCGGATGACATTAAGTGAACATCATCTTGCTAATCGTCTTCGCTGTTCACTTCGA GCATATTTATCAATCTTATACTTGAGAATTCCGCAGAACTTCTTCATATTATTGCGTGGACGAGTTGTCATTTATCACAGCATTGCCAATGATCTCAAATTTCCTGAGTTCATATTGTATAAGCCACAAAATGTGGAG GGTCAGGTTGTTACGACAGTTGGGTTTTTAAAGGAAACTCCAAATGTGAACATTCACGGCTTCAATGTTTACCACAAGAATAGATTGATATTG CCGTTTTGGCATGTAGTAAGCTATTCTTGCAGCAGAGGCAGAGGTGTTGTGG GTGTTTTGGAAGCGAATTTTATCGAGCCAACTCACAATAAACAAGAATTTGAGAGAACTCCAGTTTTCCAAAAGCTTGAAACCCGCTTGAAAGATATGACTCAGGAATATTG GGATCATCATTGTGGACTTATTGGTTACCAACCTAAGAAACAACTCCGTCCAGAAATTGCACGGTTTTCTTCTGATTCTACACAAGGTCGTGGCACATATGAACCTATTTTGTTGGGTAAAGATTCCTTGGTGGCTGCTGGAGCAAAATTATCTGTAGCTGCTGGACATGAAGTGAATGCCTCTTTGAATCGCATGGCACCAAATCGTG GACTGGCTCTGAAAAGGAAAGAGAATGATCACATGGTTGAATCTGAAAGGGAAAAAAAGATGGCTGTGAGAGGGCCCAGAACAGCTTCTGCTGTTCATGGTCAAGGTGTACAG TATTATGTTGCTCCTACAAACATTTTGGAACCCCAGGAGGCTGTTAGCGCAATTCAAGAAAATCAAAAGCTTCATGCTCA ATGTGAAGAATATAAGAAGACCGAGGACGAACTCAATTTCAAG GTAACACGTCTTAGTGCAGAGATACAGGAAGCAAAAAGGGAGTATGCCCGGTTGCTTCTTGAATCAAAATTTTTGGACAGGGTTAAAAGGGAAAATAGTCTTCGAACATAG